One genomic segment of Bradyrhizobium prioriisuperbiae includes these proteins:
- a CDS encoding flavin-dependent oxidoreductase — MKAIIVGGGIGGLTTALMLRARGIDCELYEQSDSIRELGVGINTLPHAIRELTGLGLLDRLDDVAVRTDQLFYLTRHGQQVWHEKRGLDAGHDVPQFSIHRGRLQSVIHRAVVERLGADAIHTGCRLGAFTQDEGGVTAHFFDRTGAHVATARGDVLIGADGIHSKVRQTMYPNEGPPVWNGLMLWRGATDWPVFLTGSSMIISGGLNAKAVIYPIAEGSSPASRLTNWAILVRIGDANTLPPRREDWSRPGKREELMPHVAGFSIPQVDLASLIRATPEFWEYPCCDRDPLPSWIDGRVTLLGDAAHPMYPVGSNGASQAILDARCLADALARSEHPRQALMAYERQRLPMTADIVASNRRGGPEGVIDAVEKLAPQGFTDIDAILNYESREAIVRGYAAKAGFAARVVGR; from the coding sequence ATGAAGGCGATCATCGTCGGCGGCGGTATCGGAGGTCTCACCACGGCGCTGATGTTGCGCGCGCGCGGCATCGATTGCGAACTCTACGAACAGTCCGACAGCATCCGTGAGCTTGGCGTCGGTATCAACACGCTGCCCCACGCGATCCGGGAGCTGACCGGCCTCGGCCTGCTGGACCGGCTCGATGATGTCGCAGTCCGCACCGACCAGCTGTTCTATCTCACCCGGCATGGCCAGCAGGTCTGGCATGAAAAGCGCGGCCTTGATGCGGGCCACGACGTGCCGCAGTTTTCAATTCATCGCGGCCGGCTGCAGAGCGTGATCCACCGGGCGGTGGTCGAGCGGCTCGGCGCGGACGCCATCCACACCGGTTGCCGGCTGGGCGCCTTCACCCAGGACGAGGGCGGCGTCACCGCGCATTTTTTCGATCGCACCGGGGCTCATGTGGCGACCGCGCGGGGCGATGTCCTGATCGGCGCCGACGGCATCCATTCCAAGGTGCGACAGACGATGTACCCCAACGAGGGGCCTCCGGTCTGGAACGGCCTGATGCTGTGGCGCGGCGCCACCGACTGGCCGGTTTTTCTGACCGGCAGCTCGATGATCATCTCTGGCGGCCTCAACGCCAAGGCGGTGATCTATCCGATCGCGGAAGGCTCAAGTCCCGCGAGCCGGCTGACCAACTGGGCAATCCTGGTGCGGATAGGCGACGCCAATACGCTGCCGCCCCGCCGCGAGGATTGGTCGCGCCCCGGCAAACGCGAGGAGTTGATGCCGCATGTCGCTGGCTTTTCGATTCCACAGGTCGATCTCGCCTCATTGATCCGAGCGACGCCGGAATTCTGGGAGTATCCTTGCTGCGATCGCGATCCGTTGCCGTCCTGGATCGACGGCCGCGTCACCCTGCTCGGCGATGCCGCGCATCCGATGTATCCCGTCGGCTCCAATGGCGCCTCGCAGGCGATCCTCGATGCACGCTGCCTGGCCGACGCGTTGGCGCGCTCCGAACATCCGCGCCAGGCATTGATGGCTTATGAGCGCCAGCGGCTGCCAATGACCGCCGACATCGTTGCCTCCAACCGCCGCGGTGGCCCCGAGGGTGTGATCGACGCCGTGGAGAAACTGGCGCCCCAGGGCTTCACTGACATCGATGCCATCCTGAACTACGAATCCCGCGAAGCGATCGTGCGCGGCTATGCAGCGAAGGCTGGATTTGCCGCACGGGTGGTGGGGCGATAG
- a CDS encoding IS701 family transposase, protein MNLDQGGDSETRFAEYVAGLGSVIGHVERTRPLRDYCTGLMLPGERKSVEPMAARTAPARTAAQHQSLLHFVANAAWSDEDVLTKVRDLVLPAIEKSGPIEAWIIDDTSFPKQGKHSVGVHHQYCGQLGKQANCQVAVSLSIANHAASLPVAYRLYLPEAWTKDRARRKKAGVPKQIKFKTKPQIALEQIRWACESSLPRGVALMDAAYGRDARLRAGMTELGLPYVVGIVPTILMWAPGSGPRRMDKPMNNTGRRDEPELVSAKKVALSLPKQAWRTVAWREGSADQLSSRFARVRVRVGYNKLIPEKLSPEWLLIEWPEGEAEPTKYWLATLPENVSFTQLVNLAKLRWRIERDYQELKQEVGLGHYEGRGWRGFHHHATLCIAAYGFLIAEQATIPPSETCSAAPVQVPLLPDNYRPRGSALAA, encoded by the coding sequence ATGAATCTCGATCAGGGTGGGGATAGCGAAACGCGGTTTGCGGAGTATGTAGCCGGTCTTGGAAGCGTGATCGGTCACGTGGAGCGGACGAGACCGCTGCGCGACTATTGCACGGGCCTGATGCTGCCTGGGGAACGCAAGAGCGTGGAGCCGATGGCGGCGCGGACGGCTCCAGCGCGCACGGCGGCACAGCATCAGTCGTTGCTGCATTTTGTCGCCAACGCGGCCTGGTCGGACGAGGACGTGCTGACCAAGGTGCGCGATTTGGTGCTGCCGGCGATCGAGAAGAGCGGGCCGATCGAGGCGTGGATCATCGACGACACCTCGTTCCCCAAGCAAGGCAAGCATTCGGTCGGCGTGCACCACCAATATTGCGGGCAGCTCGGCAAGCAGGCCAATTGCCAGGTGGCGGTGTCGCTCTCGATCGCCAATCATGCCGCCAGCCTTCCGGTGGCCTATCGGCTGTACTTGCCGGAAGCCTGGACGAAGGATCGTGCCCGGCGGAAGAAGGCAGGCGTGCCGAAGCAGATCAAGTTCAAGACTAAGCCGCAGATCGCGCTGGAGCAAATCCGCTGGGCCTGCGAGAGCAGTCTGCCACGCGGCGTCGCGCTGATGGATGCGGCCTACGGCAGGGACGCGCGGCTGCGTGCCGGCATGACAGAATTGGGCTTGCCTTACGTGGTCGGCATCGTGCCGACCATCTTGATGTGGGCCCCTGGCAGCGGCCCGCGGCGGATGGACAAGCCGATGAACAACACCGGCCGCCGCGACGAGCCCGAACTGGTCTCGGCCAAAAAAGTGGCACTCAGTCTCCCGAAGCAGGCCTGGCGCACGGTGGCGTGGCGGGAAGGCTCGGCCGACCAGCTATCCTCGCGCTTTGCGCGGGTGCGTGTCCGCGTCGGGTACAACAAACTGATCCCCGAGAAGCTGTCGCCGGAGTGGCTGCTGATCGAATGGCCGGAGGGCGAAGCAGAGCCGACCAAATACTGGCTCGCCACGCTGCCGGAGAACGTCAGCTTCACGCAGCTCGTCAATCTGGCCAAGCTGCGCTGGCGCATCGAGCGCGACTATCAGGAGCTCAAGCAGGAGGTCGGGCTCGGTCACTACGAGGGGCGCGGCTGGCGTGGCTTCCATCATCACGCAACCCTGTGCATCGCGGCCTACGGCTTCCTGATCGCCGAACAGGCGACGATTCCCCCCTCAGAAACTTGTTCCGCCGCGCCAGTCCAGGTCCCTCTCTTACCCGACAATTATCGACCCAGAGGATCTGCCCTTGCGGCCTGA